A DNA window from Arachis hypogaea cultivar Tifrunner chromosome 18, arahy.Tifrunner.gnm2.J5K5, whole genome shotgun sequence contains the following coding sequences:
- the LOC140181227 gene encoding serine/threonine-protein phosphatase 7 long form homolog, with translation MGDDLARLYRLDGVAHIARVINEEPQRCIRSMRRQQGMRLDDRYVPYLHMAGWRPAWEWFQELLGVIPPPSQVQKYAINCSWFQETFGECPEGADDETVRRYAPRLEDMGTYSWGSAALAWLYWCMCRVANRNVIKLAGPLQLLQSWIFWRFPRFRLAGFETFSWPLASRWSGYNPSSSEKGPRVQMWRLSIDRLQDREVIYLEPYSSPDVLQVVHPEVLEPRHMAPWQSVTSFIYFAVIEWHQIDRVLLQFGGVQPRPHPALNIDFLMSKDGRGGDRWFPYHLQKWHLHWESRAESMLRFDVVADPGPSHEFLEW, from the exons ATGGGGGACGATCTGGCACGGTTATATCGCTTGGACGGAGTTGCTCATATAGCCAGGGTCATCAACGAGGAG CCTCagcgatgcatcaggagcatgcggcggcagcagggtATGCGACTGgatgacagatacgttccgtacttgcaTATGGCCG GGTGGCGTCCAGCGTGGGAGTGGTTCCAAGAGTTGCTTGGAGTGATACCTCCTCCTagccaggttcagaagtacgcaatcaactgcagctggtttcaggagacTTTTGGGGAGTGCCCCGAGGGAGCCGATGACGAGACTGTGCGCCGATATGCCC CTAGGCTGGAGGATATGGGGACCTACAGTTGGGGTTCTGCAGCACTGGCATGGTTGTACTGGTGCATGTGTCGAGTGGCGAACAGAAATGTTATCAAGCTAGCGGGCCCACTTCAGTTACTTCAGTCATGGATTTTCTGGCGATTTCCTCGGTTTAGGCTTGCAGGGTTTGAGACGTTCAGCTGGCCATTGGCCTCGAG gtggtcaggttacaACCCTTCCAGTAGCGAGAAGGGTCCTAGAGTCCAGATGTGGAGGCTCTCGATAGACCGGTTGCAGGATAGAGAGGTCA TTTATCTGGAGCCGTATAGCAGCCCCGACGTACTTCAGGTTGTGCATCCAGAGGTTTTGGAGCCTCGGCACATGGCGCCGTGGCAGTCTGTTACGTCGTTTATCTACTTTGCcgtcatagagtggcatcagatagatAGGGTTCTTTTGCAGTTTGGAGGGGTGCAGCCCCGTCCACAtcccgccctgaacatcgactttctgatgtcgaAGGACGGCAGAGGCGGCGATCGATGGTTCCCGTACCATTTGCAGAAGTGGCATCTCCATTGGGAGTCCCGTGCGGAGAGCATGCTGAGGTTCGATGTTGTTGCTGACCCTGGTCCGTCGCATGAGTTCCTGGAGTGGTAG
- the LOC112772687 gene encoding probable terpene synthase 11, whose translation MSTDQMALVIQVRASSLSSSIHHPRHNSMHPPWNLSLQTSKGQGTLMHSKKLSINSVLLREKAECLESNDRKKSLEQVKKEGQEALLKKSSDPVGTMKIIDSIQELGIGHHFEEEINALLGKICHWDASQDLFATSLQFRLLRHNGWTTFPENFNKFLDKSGNFKESLSRDIGGMLSLYEASFLGAEGEGVLQQAMDFSRGHLHQSIPHMAPELGRQVSRALRLPRHLQMERLEAKNYMDQYSRTTTKIPALLELAKLDYDMLQSLYKRELGEITRWWKELGLIESLGFARDRPSECFLWTVGIFPEPRYSNCRIELTKTVCILLVMDDIFDTYGSFDDLVLFVKAIKRWDLDAMEQLPEYMKICYMALYNTTHEIAYKIQKDRGLTAVAYLKKTWIDIFEAFLEEAKWFNQGYVPSFREYLDNGVISAGSYMAMTHATFLVGDGISKDTLSMMKTYPRLFSCSGEILRFWDDLGTSTEEQERGDNACSIQCYMRENNGCDENEARKHIRGLIGKLWLELNGVAMNTTALPSSIVKACFNMARTAQVIYQHGDDKSTYTVDDYVQTLLFTPSAI comes from the exons ATGTCTACAGATCAAATGGCTCTTGTTATACAAGTAAGAGCTTCTTCGCTTTCAAGCTCAATTCATCATCCTCGTCACAATTCCATGCATCCACCATGGAACTTGTCGCTACAAACATCTAAAGGCCAAGGGACTCTTATGCATAGTAAAAAATTATCTATCAATTCCGTTCTTCTTCGTGAGAAG GCGGAGTGTCTTGAAAGTAATGATAGGAAGAAAAGCTTGGAGCAGGTGAAGAAAGAAGGGCAAGAAGCATTGCTAAAAAAGTCAAGCGATCCAGTGGGAACAATGAAAATAATTGATAGCATTCAAGAGCTGGGAATTGGGCACCATTTTGAAGAAGAGATCAATGCACTTCTTGGAAAGATATGCCACTGGGATGCCTCACAAGACCTATTTGCCACATCCCTTCAATTTCGCCTCCTCAGGCACAATGGCTGGACCACTTTTCCTG AGAATTTCAACAAGTTTTTGGACAAGAGTGGGAATTTCAAGGAATCACTGAGCAGAGACATAGGTGGCATGCTAAGTTTGTACGAGGCATCATTTCTAGGTGCTGAAGGTGAAGGAGTGTTACAACAAGCCATGGACTTCTCAAGAGGCCATCTTCACCAATCAATCCCTCACATGGCTCCtgaattaggaagacaagttagCAGAGCCTTAAGGCTTCCAAGGCACCTTCAAATGGAGAGGTTAGAAGCCAAGAATTACATGGACCAATACAGCCGTACAACAACCAAAATACCAGCTCTTTTGGAATTGGCCAAGTTGGATTATGACATGCTTCAATCATTGTACAAAAGAGAATTAGGAGAAATCACCAG GTGGTGGAAGGAATTAGGACTAATAGAGAGCCTTGGTTTTGCTAGAGATAGACCATCAGAGTGCTTTCTATGGACAGTGGGGATTTTCCCAGAACCACGTTATTCCAACTGCCGTATTGAACTTACTAAAACAGTATGCATTTTGCTTGTTATGGATGATATCTTCGATACTTACGGCTCTTTCGATGATCTTGTTCTTTTCGTCAAGGCAATCAAAAG ATGGGATCTTGATGCAATGGAGCAGCTACCTGAATACATGAAAATATGCTACATGGCATTATATAACACAACTCACGAAATTGCATACAAAATTCAGAAAGACCGTGGACTGACCGCTGTTGCCTACTTGAAGAAAACG TGGATAGACATATTTGAAGCATTTCTTGAGGAAGCCAAATGGTTCAACCAGGGTTACGTGCCATCATTTAGGGAATATCTGGACAACGGGGTGATTTCCGCAGGATCTTACATGGCCATGACGCATGCAACTTTCCTCGTTGGTGATGGTATCTCAAAGGATACTCTTTCAATGATGAAGACATACCCTAGGCTCTTCTCTTGTTCTGGCGAAATTCTTCGTTTTTGGGACGATTTGGGAACCTCAACG GAAGAACAAGAGAGAGGGGATAATGCTTGCAGCATACAGTGCTACATGAGGGAAAATAATGGTTGTGATGAGAATGAAGCAAGAAAACATATAAGGGGGCTCATAGGGAAGCTGTGGTTAGAGTTGAATGGTGTAGCCATGAACACGACCGCTCTGCCTTCTTCAATAGTGAAAGCTTGTTTCAACATGGCAAGAACTGCTCAGGTCATATATCAGCATGGCGATGACAAAAGCACATACACAGTTGATGACTACGTCCAAACATTGTTATTCACACCCTCTGCTATCTAA